A region of the Stieleria neptunia genome:
ACCCCGTTCCAGTTTTCGCCGTACTGTGCACCGGACTCGCGGCCGACGTGATACGGGACGCCGGCGGCGGCCAGCAGATCCCCTTCATACGTGGCGTCCAAAAACACTTTGGCGCGATAGGTTTCCCCGTTGAGCATGCGGATCGAGACGATCTTGCCGTCCGCCACTTCGACGCCTGATTGGCGGTCGAGCCAACGGTCGCGGTGCACCGGAATGTTGTATTCACTGACGTAGTCTTCGAAGACTTTTTCGGCGACGTGGGGCTCAAAAATCCATTGCGTCCGATTTTCGCCGTCGATCGCGCGATTGCCCTGTCCCTTGTTGCCGTAACTGTCCTGGGACTGCCATTTCCAGGCTTCCGGTTTTTGGTATTCCAGATAAATCCGGTGATAAAAGTCACGAGCCAATCCGCCAATGACTTCTTTTTTCCCCGTGTCGGTCCATCCCAGTCCGCCGCTGGACAGGCCCCCGAGGTGCTGGTCGGGGCAAACGATGACGACCGACTTGCCCATCTGTTTGACCTGAACCGCGGCGGTCACGGCTGCCGAAGTGCCTCCATAGATCACCACGTCCGCGTCGTTCGGCTCGGCGGCGACCGTCGGCGAAAGGGCCACGGCCATGATGACACACGACAGGAATAGATTCGTCTTCATTTGAGTTCGGTCTGGATGGAATACTGGCACTGCTCGTTGGGCCGATAGTCTAACAGTGGTCGGCGGAAAAGTGGGATAGGCTTCCAGCCTGTCGTTGAAGTATCGACAGGCTGGAAGCCTATCCCACTGTAATCAGTCAACACTTCGATTCCGCTGGATATTTCGTCCGCAGATCACCCGTCGCGGCGGACCAGGGTGACCGCCCACGAATCGCGGCGGATTTCGATGGCACCGGGCAATGTCCAGGCGTCGGGGCCGCGGCCGGCGAGCATTTCGAACACCCGCGTCCAATGAAACTGGCCCATGTCCCGGAGCGGCCATCCCGATCGTTGCCAACACCGCCGCAGCGCCTCGACCGCGACGGCTTGATCGCCGAGTGGAGTCGCGGTGGGATCCGTTTCCGCCTCGCGGCCGATTCGATCCAAACGTCGCAGCGTGAGCGGTTTTTCTTGAATCTGAACCGCCGCCAACCAGCGATCGATGACCGGCTGCAAGGCGTCCCGCCATTGGCGTTGGCCCTGGATCGCCCGCGCGATCGCGGGCACGGCTTGGGGGAACTGGGATTGCATGGCCGGCACCAATTCGTTGCGAATCCAGTTCCGCCGATAGGCGTTGGATTGGTTCGAAGCATCTTCCCGCCAGGGGGCATCGATCGACCGCAGGGCTTCGCGAATCTGGTCGCGGCCGAGGTCAAGCATCGGTCGCGCGATCACAAAATCGCTGCCGGAGGGATCGTCCGAAAAGGGACGAAAGGGCGCGATCCCGGCCATCCCCAGCGGGCCGGTTCCGCGCATCAACCGATACAGGACGGTTTCGACGTTGTCGTCGCGGGAATGCCCGAGGGCCAGGTAGCGGGCGCCGTGTCGCCGCATGACGGCGTGAAAAAACTCGCGGCGATGATTCCGCGCGGACTGCTCGTCTTGCTCCGCCGCCTGGCCGCACTGGATTTCCAGGGGCACCGCGAGTTGCTCGGTCAATTGACGCACAAAGTCGGCATCGGCATCTGACTCGCGGCCACGGAATTGGTGATTGAAATGGGCGGCGACGATGAAGCCCGGCGGCGCGGCGGCGGCGGGATGGCGGACCGATTCGACCAGACCGCGCAGCAGCGCGACGCTGTCGGCACCCCCGCTGCAACCGACCACGACGCCCACATCCCGATAGCGAGACACCGGCCACACCGATTCGATCGCGTCGCGAAGATTCTGCCAGGGAGGTGGAATGGTCATGGAACCGTGGGATGGAAAATGCCGGTCACGCGGTGCGTCCAGGCGGGGCAGTAGTTGTAAAAAACAATCCGATTCAGGGGGACCCCCGGCGACTCCGCCGCAAAATCACGGCCGGCGATCACAACCGGTGTGGTTGCCAAACCGCCCCCCCACGACGAAAGGAAATTTGGTAGGATCTTCCTCGAACCGTCGCCGAGTTTTCACCCGCGATCGTCACCTCGTCGACCGGTCTCCTCCATCCACCTGAGCGCAACTGCACGAGCGCGATTCCGCCACGCGACTGCGCAATTCATATGCTATCCGAGGCTCCCTTGCCCCACGTCCTGCCCCTCGCTTCATTCCTCGACGACTTTTTCTTTCTGTATTCACTCGCCGGAGTCCTCGCCGGTGCAGTGTTGATGATGGGGTATCAACGCTGGAAAGCCGCCGCCTACAAAATTCGTCTGGCGGAAAAAGCCGACAAATTGATGGACGAAGCGAATCGCGAGGCCGAGGCGCTGAAGACGCAGATCTTGCTGGAGGCCAAGGAGGAAGCACTGGAAATCAAAACCAGGGGCGAGGCGGAACTGACCGAAGCTCGGCGTCTGCAACTGAGCCGCGAACAGACGCTCGATCGCCGAGCCGAACAACTGGAAAACCAGGAAGCGGACCTACGCAAACAACAACGCGGTCTGGAAAACAGCCAACAACGGTTGGACGCGGGGCTCAAATCACTCGCCGAGCAGCGCGACGAGTTGAAAACGCTCGAACACAAGCAAAAAAAAGTCCTCGAAGCGGTCTCCGGGATGACCCGTGCCGAAGCCGCCGAGCAATTGATGAAGGCGCTCGACGACGAATTGGAACACGAACGCGGCAAACTGTTGCTGAGGAAAAAGAAGCAGATCAACGAGACGATCAAAGAACAAAGCCGCGAAATGCTGCTGACCGCGATCCAGCGCTACGCCTCGGCCTTCACCGCCGACTCGACGACCAGCACGGTCGACGTCCCGACCGACGACATGAAGGGCCGGATCATCGGCCGCGAAGGCCGCAACATCCGCGCGTTTGAAAAAGCGACCGGCATCGACGTGATCATCGACGACACCCCGGGCGTGGTGATCGTCAGCGGGTTCGATCCGGTTCGCCGCGAAATCGCCCGTCGCTCCCTGGCCAACCTGATCACCGATGGCCGCATCCATCCGTCAAAGATCGAAGAGGTCGTCGAAGAAACCAAACAACAGATCAATGAACTGATCGTTCAAAAAGGACGTGAGGCGGCCGATGAAGTCGACGTCCCGGGGCTGAGCGACCGGCTGATCGAAATGCTCGGCCGATTGCACTTTCGAACCTCATACAGCCAAAACGTGTTGCGGCACAGTGTCGAAGTGGCGTTCCTGTCCGGGATGATCGCCGAGATGCTGGGCATGCGCGGCGACTTGGCCCGCCGCTGCGGATTGCTTCACGACATCGGAAAAGCAGCCGACCACGAACTCGAAGGCGGCCACCCGAAGATCGGAGCGGACCTGCTGCGGCGCCACAACGAAGGTCCCGAAGTCGTTCACGCGGCGCTGGGACATCACGATGAAATCGTCGTCGAACACCCCTACACGATGGTCGTCGCGACCGCGGACGCCTGCAGCGCCAGTCGACCGGGTGCGCGGCGCGAATCACTGGAACGCTACATCAAACGCATGGAAGAACTCGAGTCGATCGCGCGACGGTTCGACGGCGTTCGTGAAGCCTACGCGATCAGCGCCGGACGCGAACTGCGTGTGATCATCGACAGCACGACCACCAGCGACGAACAAGCCGCGGTCGTCTGCCACGACATCGCCAAAGCTTTCGAACGCGAACTGCTGTACCCCGGCGAAATCAAAGTCACCGTGCTCCGCGAAACCGCGTTCACCGAAGTCGCCAAGTAGGCCTCACCTCGTTCCCAGGCGGAGCCCTACGCCGCGAACGATTTGTTAGCGGCAGGGCGCGAGCCCTCATCTCGTTCCAAGGCTCCGCCTGGGAACGCAAGGTAGGTGTGGCTCCGCCTCACACAGACGCCGGCCCGAAGGCGGAGCCTTCCGGGACATCCCGTTCCCAGGCGGAGCCCGGGAACGAAGGTCCAACGAGGGTCGTTAAACGGACTTCTGATAGATCGCCGTGAGCAGCGCTTCGGTGTCCTTGAACTTCTTCTTGGTCGCCAACGCTTCATCGATCAATCGCCTCGCTTCGGCTTCGGCATGGCCGAGTGTGATCAAGGCGTCGAAGGTTTCGCTGACGACGTGGTTGCTTTCCGAGTCGGCCTCGCCCGCCGGGCCGGCCTGGTCGACCATCAACGCAAATCGCGGCATCTTTCGCCTCAATTTGGCGATGATCCGCTCGCTGGTCGCCGGCCCGATCCCCGGCAGCGCCGACAACCCCTTGGCGTCTTGCTGTTCGATCATCACCGCAAGCTCTTTGACCGGCCGGACCATCGCGCGGAGCGCCTTCTTCACGCCGACGCCGTCCACGCTGCAAAACAGGTCAAAGAACTGGCGTTCGGGCTCGGTCGCAAACCCGACCAGCCGCGGCGTCAACCGGCCGCCACCCTGGGCGTTGCCTTCGATGTAATCCATCGTGTGCAATCGGATCGACTGACCGACCTTGGATTGCAACTGCCGGCGGGTGTAGTCGCCGACCAAGACCTCGTACTCGAAAGGTGCCGACTCGATCGCGATCGATGTCTCGGTCACTTGCGTCAGTTTTCCGGCGATGTTCAGAATCACGAGGTGTGCCAGTTAAAAGGGGGCAATGAAGTTCTCGTTCCCAGGGGCCGCCTGGGAACGGGATGTCTCGGAGGCTCCCGCCTCCGGGCCGCATACCGCGTGCGGCGGGAGCCACACCGGCCTTGCGTTCCAAGGCGGAGCCTTGGAACGAGGTACCTTGGAACGAGGTATGGTAACCCGAGTCGCTCATGCCAACAGCGGGTTGTGGCTGAGGTGAAAACCGCAGACGGCGATCGCCAAGGCGTCGGCCACGTCGGCCGGCTCGGGGACTTCGGACAGGTTCAATTGCAGTTTTACCGCCAATTGAATCTGATGCTTCGGGGCGTGCCCATTGCCCGTCATCACTTTCTTGACCTTCGTCGGTTCGAAGCTTTTGACAGGAATGCCGGCG
Encoded here:
- the tilS gene encoding tRNA lysidine(34) synthetase TilS, which encodes MTIPPPWQNLRDAIESVWPVSRYRDVGVVVGCSGGADSVALLRGLVESVRHPAAAAPPGFIVAAHFNHQFRGRESDADADFVRQLTEQLAVPLEIQCGQAAEQDEQSARNHRREFFHAVMRRHGARYLALGHSRDDNVETVLYRLMRGTGPLGMAGIAPFRPFSDDPSGSDFVIARPMLDLGRDQIREALRSIDAPWREDASNQSNAYRRNWIRNELVPAMQSQFPQAVPAIARAIQGQRQWRDALQPVIDRWLAAVQIQEKPLTLRRLDRIGREAETDPTATPLGDQAVAVEALRRCWQRSGWPLRDMGQFHWTRVFEMLAGRGPDAWTLPGAIEIRRDSWAVTLVRRDG
- the rny gene encoding ribonuclease Y: MPHVLPLASFLDDFFFLYSLAGVLAGAVLMMGYQRWKAAAYKIRLAEKADKLMDEANREAEALKTQILLEAKEEALEIKTRGEAELTEARRLQLSREQTLDRRAEQLENQEADLRKQQRGLENSQQRLDAGLKSLAEQRDELKTLEHKQKKVLEAVSGMTRAEAAEQLMKALDDELEHERGKLLLRKKKQINETIKEQSREMLLTAIQRYASAFTADSTTSTVDVPTDDMKGRIIGREGRNIRAFEKATGIDVIIDDTPGVVIVSGFDPVRREIARRSLANLITDGRIHPSKIEEVVEETKQQINELIVQKGREAADEVDVPGLSDRLIEMLGRLHFRTSYSQNVLRHSVEVAFLSGMIAEMLGMRGDLARRCGLLHDIGKAADHELEGGHPKIGADLLRRHNEGPEVVHAALGHHDEIVVEHPYTMVVATADACSASRPGARRESLERYIKRMEELESIARRFDGVREAYAISAGRELRVIIDSTTTSDEQAAVVCHDIAKAFERELLYPGEIKVTVLRETAFTEVAK
- the ruvA gene encoding Holliday junction branch migration protein RuvA; this translates as MILNIAGKLTQVTETSIAIESAPFEYEVLVGDYTRRQLQSKVGQSIRLHTMDYIEGNAQGGGRLTPRLVGFATEPERQFFDLFCSVDGVGVKKALRAMVRPVKELAVMIEQQDAKGLSALPGIGPATSERIIAKLRRKMPRFALMVDQAGPAGEADSESNHVVSETFDALITLGHAEAEARRLIDEALATKKKFKDTEALLTAIYQKSV